The Geobacter sp. AOG2 genome includes a window with the following:
- a CDS encoding DUF2269 family protein yields MRVLQEYDTVSIVLKFAHIISSCVWFGAVVCIGVLLYLNHESGSSEELNAFNLGIHYLDNYLIGPAVIVSILSGVFLCFSNNLQLFACRWVIKKWLSSLVAVAFGLIWLAPWLKELEIICRINQFMVFTIPGYYRTYYLNHISLVVQEIMLLYLILISLLKPCTGYKNCIHCRERFGYKKSEKPLSCPSD; encoded by the coding sequence ATGCGGGTACTTCAGGAATACGATACCGTCAGTATCGTACTCAAGTTTGCGCATATCATTTCATCCTGCGTCTGGTTTGGGGCTGTCGTTTGTATTGGGGTTTTGCTGTATCTGAATCATGAATCCGGCAGCAGCGAGGAACTAAACGCCTTTAACCTGGGAATTCACTATCTGGACAACTACCTGATCGGTCCCGCTGTGATTGTCAGCATTCTGAGCGGGGTTTTTCTCTGTTTCAGTAACAACCTGCAACTCTTCGCCTGTCGCTGGGTAATCAAGAAATGGTTGAGTAGCCTGGTTGCCGTGGCATTCGGTCTCATCTGGCTCGCCCCGTGGTTGAAGGAGTTGGAGATCATCTGCAGGATCAACCAATTCATGGTCTTTACCATACCCGGCTATTATCGTACCTACTACCTGAACCATATCAGCCTGGTGGTCCAGGAGATCATGCTGCTCTACCTTATTCTCATTTCACTTTTGAAACCCTGCACCGGCTATAAGAATTGTATCCATTGCCGGGAACGTTTTGGTTACAAAAAGTCTGAGAAGCCGCTCTCGTGCCCCAGTGACTGA
- a CDS encoding formylglycine-generating enzyme family protein, translating to MKRLSLVAACICFLPLFAASTSFGEVVKEYTDSVTGIRFAHVGGGCFKMGDTFGDGANNEKPPHDVCVSDFSIAKTETTQAQWKKVMGDNPAFFKSCGDDCPVENVSWSDVQAFIGKLNKMSGQEYRLPTEAEWEYACRSGGKSEKFCGGNDVEAVAWYFSTAGDRPQRVGRKRPNGLGIYDMSGNLWEWVNDWYDEKFSSIKENPQGPSAGSNRIIRGGGWFMLPKNVRASVRSSLPPEVHTYDVGFRLVLPSP from the coding sequence ATGAAGAGACTGTCGCTCGTCGCAGCCTGTATCTGCTTTTTGCCGCTGTTCGCTGCATCCACGTCCTTTGGAGAGGTTGTCAAGGAATATACTGATTCCGTCACCGGCATCCGTTTTGCTCATGTCGGCGGAGGCTGTTTCAAGATGGGTGATACCTTTGGCGATGGCGCCAACAACGAGAAACCCCCTCACGATGTCTGCGTCTCCGACTTCAGCATCGCAAAAACGGAAACCACTCAGGCACAATGGAAAAAGGTGATGGGCGACAATCCGGCTTTCTTCAAAAGCTGCGGCGACGATTGCCCGGTGGAGAACGTAAGTTGGAGTGACGTACAGGCATTCATCGGTAAGCTCAACAAAATGAGCGGCCAAGAGTATCGTCTACCCACCGAGGCCGAGTGGGAGTATGCCTGCCGTAGCGGCGGCAAAAGTGAGAAATTCTGCGGCGGCAACGATGTGGAGGCAGTGGCATGGTATTTCAGCACTGCGGGTGACCGTCCCCAACGTGTGGGAAGGAAGCGCCCAAACGGACTGGGAATCTATGATATGAGTGGCAATCTCTGGGAGTGGGTCAACGATTGGTATGACGAGAAATTCTCCAGCATCAAGGAGAATCCTCAGGGGCCGTCAGCAGGCTCGAACCGTATCATCCGGGGTGGTGGTTGGTTCATGCTCCCTAAAAATGTCCGGGCGTCGGTGCGTAGCTCCCTGCCACCAGAGGTGCATACCTATGATGTGGGGTTTCGCCTGGTCCTTCCGTCCCCATAA
- a CDS encoding branched-chain amino acid aminotransferase — protein MEISVVPLSADKMKAKFKDESHLGFGKIFTDRMFLVEWSVDKGWHDARVKPYEPFMLDPACLVLHYAQEIFEGLKAYKWEDGRIALFRPEMNARRFQSSADRLCMPEVPEDLFLAGIEKLVSLERDWIPTAPGTSLYIRPALIAVEPVLGVKTSDHYYFYVILSPVGAYYAAGFNPVSILVEDKYVRATPGGTGEAKTGGNYASSLKAGLEAKKKGYDQVLWLDGRERRYIEEVGAMNMFFVYGNHIVTAPLSGSILAGVTRDSVLKLATSMGCTVEERPIDVNELMADFKSGKITEAFGSGTAAVITPVGKLCYKDECVTVGQGVGSLTQKLYDTLTGIQTGKIADTFGWVRFVA, from the coding sequence ATGGAGATATCAGTAGTACCGTTGTCTGCCGATAAAATGAAGGCAAAGTTCAAGGACGAGTCGCACTTGGGTTTTGGCAAAATATTTACCGACCGGATGTTTTTGGTCGAATGGAGTGTGGACAAGGGGTGGCACGACGCCCGCGTCAAGCCGTACGAACCGTTCATGCTCGATCCGGCCTGCCTTGTGCTCCACTATGCGCAGGAGATTTTTGAAGGACTCAAGGCCTACAAATGGGAGGATGGCAGAATCGCGCTGTTTCGCCCCGAGATGAACGCCCGACGCTTTCAAAGTTCGGCGGACCGCCTATGCATGCCGGAGGTTCCCGAGGATCTTTTCCTGGCCGGTATCGAAAAGCTGGTTTCCCTGGAGCGTGACTGGATTCCCACCGCGCCGGGGACCTCACTCTACATCCGGCCTGCTTTGATTGCCGTGGAACCGGTATTGGGTGTGAAAACATCCGACCACTACTACTTCTACGTTATTCTCTCTCCGGTGGGTGCTTATTATGCGGCGGGCTTTAACCCGGTCAGTATCCTGGTGGAAGACAAGTACGTTCGCGCCACTCCTGGTGGTACCGGGGAGGCCAAGACCGGCGGCAATTATGCAAGTTCGCTCAAAGCTGGGCTGGAGGCCAAGAAAAAAGGGTACGATCAGGTGCTCTGGCTGGACGGCCGTGAGCGGCGTTACATTGAGGAAGTGGGGGCCATGAACATGTTTTTCGTTTACGGCAATCACATCGTCACCGCCCCTCTGAGCGGCTCGATCCTCGCTGGCGTTACCCGCGACTCGGTGCTTAAACTTGCCACGAGCATGGGATGCACGGTGGAAGAACGCCCCATCGACGTAAACGAATTGATGGCTGATTTCAAGAGCGGCAAGATCACTGAAGCCTTTGGCAGTGGAACTGCGGCGGTGATCACACCGGTCGGTAAGCTCTGCTACAAGGATGAATGCGTCACGGTGGGGCAGGGGGTGGGCAGTCTGACCCAGAAACTGTACGATACCCTGACCGGCATTCAGACCGGCAAGATCGCCGATACGTTCGGATGGGTACGTTTTGTCGCCTGA
- a CDS encoding 4Fe-4S binding protein, translated as METARSGPVLDCSTSVPIHVDVERCSGCGRCVAACLLRLITLEQRGYRKAALITSIEHCTRCGACIESCPIGALTATPP; from the coding sequence ATGGAAACAGCTCGATCTGGGCCTGTCTTAGATTGCTCCACGTCGGTACCAATTCATGTTGACGTCGAGCGTTGCTCCGGTTGCGGCCGTTGCGTGGCCGCCTGCCTGCTGCGTCTGATAACCCTTGAGCAACGGGGATACCGCAAGGCTGCTCTCATCACGTCCATAGAACACTGCACCCGTTGCGGCGCCTGTATCGAAAGTTGCCCCATAGGTGCGCTCACCGCTACACCCCCTTAA
- a CDS encoding fused MFS/spermidine synthase: MPLHTITIFLGSFLLFQLQPLVGRSILPWFGGGPAVWATCMVFFQVGLLAGYSYAHAISPLSRTRQACLHGGLLIASLLLLPVSPAADIWKPAQGSPPIPAILSLLATTIGLPYLALCASAPLVQHWFLHDFPKRSPYRLYSLSNIASLLALASYPFVIEPLISLRHQAVVWSWGFGLYCLSCAACGLRPVLSGKPSTAMFSDNGSADQECNANTPALSTGDLMFWLLLSACGSALLLTTTNQLCQEVAVIPFLWVAPLALYLLSFVICFRNDHGYDRLLWGILLPGFLVPACSVFILGARVALPLQIIVYLAALFAGCMVCHGELVRSRPHPARLTAFYLTMSAGGALGGMFVALAAPAFFNDFWEYPVIWWVTCLSIVAAWRRNGLFKVAPSWLKPAIGCGIAVLVLTTLRPLLNYRSYTDTVTRNFYGVLRVVKHLESSGEMRTLMHGAITHGIQFVDPGKRRLATSYYGPESGVGLALLLHPRRVNHLPLRVGIIGLGTGSIAVYGLPGDLFRFYEINPAVIDIAREHFSYLSDSAARIETVTGDARLMLEAELVSGRQQQFDVLVVDAFSSDAIPIHLLTRECFAVYDRHLRPDGIIAINATNRFLNLVPLIGAVGRREGFRVTPVSSPANSQNGTFKADWVLLTRNAQFISNDTVRNRLAPVPPVAVRPWTDDYASLWPLIKF; the protein is encoded by the coding sequence GTGCCCCTGCATACCATCACGATCTTTCTCGGCTCATTCCTCCTGTTCCAACTCCAGCCGCTTGTCGGCCGCTCTATCCTGCCATGGTTCGGCGGCGGGCCAGCCGTCTGGGCGACATGCATGGTCTTTTTCCAGGTTGGGCTTCTGGCCGGCTACTCCTATGCCCACGCCATCTCGCCCCTGAGCCGAACGCGGCAGGCCTGCCTCCATGGGGGGCTATTGATCGCTTCACTCCTCTTATTGCCGGTTTCCCCTGCCGCGGACATCTGGAAACCTGCTCAGGGGAGCCCCCCCATTCCGGCCATACTTTCGCTCCTGGCGACCACTATCGGGTTGCCGTATCTCGCACTCTGCGCCTCAGCACCTCTTGTCCAACACTGGTTCCTGCACGATTTTCCTAAGCGTTCACCCTACCGGCTCTACTCCCTCTCCAACATTGCGTCTTTGTTGGCCCTTGCAAGTTACCCGTTCGTCATCGAACCCCTGATTTCCCTCCGGCATCAGGCCGTTGTCTGGAGTTGGGGATTCGGCCTCTACTGCCTGTCCTGCGCCGCCTGCGGCCTACGGCCGGTACTATCCGGCAAACCAAGCACAGCCATGTTCTCTGATAACGGTTCGGCAGACCAGGAGTGCAACGCGAACACACCAGCGCTCTCAACCGGCGATCTGATGTTCTGGTTGCTGCTCTCCGCCTGCGGCTCTGCGCTGCTATTGACAACGACGAACCAGCTCTGCCAGGAGGTGGCGGTAATCCCCTTTCTCTGGGTCGCCCCCCTTGCCCTCTACCTGCTCAGCTTCGTCATTTGTTTTCGCAACGACCACGGTTATGACCGCCTCCTGTGGGGCATTCTTCTGCCCGGCTTTCTGGTCCCCGCCTGTTCGGTCTTTATCCTGGGCGCAAGAGTGGCGTTACCGCTGCAGATCATTGTCTATCTTGCTGCGCTATTCGCCGGTTGCATGGTCTGCCACGGCGAATTGGTACGCTCTCGCCCCCACCCGGCACGCCTGACCGCCTTTTACCTGACCATGTCCGCAGGCGGGGCACTGGGCGGCATGTTTGTCGCCTTGGCCGCCCCGGCCTTCTTCAACGACTTTTGGGAATATCCGGTCATCTGGTGGGTCACTTGTCTCTCCATTGTTGCAGCCTGGCGCAGAAACGGCCTTTTCAAGGTTGCCCCGAGCTGGTTGAAGCCGGCAATAGGCTGCGGCATCGCTGTGCTCGTTCTTACCACGTTGCGTCCGCTGCTCAATTACAGATCCTATACCGACACGGTGACCCGCAATTTTTACGGGGTTCTGCGAGTGGTAAAACATCTTGAGAGTTCCGGCGAGATGCGAACCTTGATGCACGGAGCCATCACCCACGGCATCCAGTTTGTGGACCCCGGGAAGCGCCGACTCGCCACATCGTACTACGGCCCCGAGAGTGGCGTCGGGCTCGCCCTGCTCCTTCATCCGCGCCGCGTAAACCATCTGCCGTTACGGGTCGGCATTATTGGTCTCGGGACCGGCTCCATCGCGGTGTATGGACTTCCGGGCGATCTCTTCCGGTTCTATGAGATCAACCCGGCAGTCATCGACATCGCCCGGGAACACTTTTCCTACCTTTCCGATTCCGCCGCCAGAATCGAGACGGTCACCGGCGACGCACGCTTGATGCTGGAAGCGGAGCTTGTCTCGGGCCGGCAACAACAATTCGACGTCTTGGTTGTTGATGCCTTCAGCAGCGACGCCATCCCGATCCATCTCCTGACCAGGGAATGTTTCGCGGTGTATGATCGCCATCTGCGCCCGGACGGCATCATCGCCATCAACGCCACCAACCGATTCCTCAATCTGGTTCCCCTGATCGGAGCCGTGGGAAGGCGGGAGGGCTTCCGGGTAACACCCGTCAGCTCACCGGCAAACAGTCAAAACGGCACCTTTAAGGCGGACTGGGTACTGCTCACCAGAAACGCCCAATTTATAAGCAACGATACGGTGCGCAACAGACTCGCTCCAGTTCCACCAGTGGCAGTACGGCCTTGGACGGATGACTATGCCAGCCTGTGGCCCCTGATAAAGTTTTAG
- a CDS encoding tetratricopeptide repeat protein, translating to MADSDASKEFDNGLTLFKAGNLLRALGHFEKSMEAQPTALCASYYAYCMAKERGHVTKGIDLCRKSLAQEPGNPVHYLNLARIHLLGPNKEEALTVLRDGMQHAHDPELAALLNQVGIRKPPVIQSLRRDNPINKFLGILLSKFGMR from the coding sequence ATGGCCGATAGTGATGCGAGCAAGGAGTTCGACAACGGCCTGACCCTATTCAAGGCGGGCAATCTCCTGAGGGCATTGGGACATTTCGAAAAGTCCATGGAGGCTCAGCCGACCGCTCTCTGCGCCTCCTATTACGCCTATTGCATGGCAAAAGAGCGGGGTCATGTTACAAAAGGGATAGACCTGTGCCGCAAGTCGTTGGCACAGGAACCCGGCAACCCGGTCCATTATCTAAACCTGGCCCGCATCCACCTGTTGGGACCAAACAAGGAGGAGGCGCTCACGGTTCTCAGGGACGGGATGCAACACGCCCATGACCCGGAACTTGCGGCATTGCTCAACCAGGTCGGCATACGGAAGCCACCGGTCATACAATCCCTGCGCCGTGATAATCCCATCAACAAATTCCTCGGCATCCTGCTGTCGAAGTTTGGCATGCGCTAG
- a CDS encoding ferritin-like domain-containing protein: MGSRAREIIGMDVDELINLLRRAFCDEWFAYHQYWLGAKLVKGPMKDAVGAELLQHATEELLHADMVALRIIQLGGTPVTKPEDWYKLTNCGYDAPDDPFVKTILNQNIKGEQCAIGVYSRLLEITKDKDPITHNMVLQILQQEIEHEEDLQALLEDFELMMRAFKE; the protein is encoded by the coding sequence ATGGGGTCAAGAGCACGTGAAATCATCGGCATGGATGTGGATGAACTCATCAATCTGTTACGAAGGGCCTTTTGCGATGAATGGTTTGCGTATCATCAGTACTGGCTGGGCGCCAAGTTGGTGAAAGGCCCCATGAAGGACGCTGTCGGGGCCGAACTGCTCCAGCACGCTACGGAGGAGCTATTGCACGCCGATATGGTTGCCCTGCGGATTATCCAACTCGGCGGGACCCCGGTGACCAAACCGGAAGATTGGTACAAACTGACCAACTGTGGCTACGACGCCCCGGACGACCCATTTGTGAAAACCATCCTCAACCAGAATATCAAGGGTGAACAGTGCGCTATCGGTGTCTATAGCCGACTTTTGGAGATAACCAAGGATAAGGATCCCATCACCCATAACATGGTGCTTCAGATCCTCCAGCAGGAGATAGAGCATGAGGAAGACCTGCAGGCGCTTTTGGAGGATTTTGAATTGATGATGAGGGCTTTCAAGGAATAA
- a CDS encoding MauE/DoxX family redox-associated membrane protein, with the protein MKTTLRIALGLILLTASIAKLSNMSGFVAVLHSYHIFPQGLHWPAAIIISGSELVAGSWLCWGRHLRQAAWTSLVLHSVYACFAAFMLLRNVPILNCGCFGSYLARPLSWMTVGQNLVLVALSLLLARLARPEAPPL; encoded by the coding sequence ATGAAAACCACATTACGCATAGCGCTCGGGCTGATCCTGCTGACAGCCTCAATCGCAAAATTGAGCAACATGTCGGGCTTTGTAGCGGTCTTGCACTCGTACCACATCTTCCCCCAGGGACTTCACTGGCCTGCAGCAATCATCATCAGCGGTTCCGAACTGGTAGCCGGTTCATGGTTGTGCTGGGGCCGACACCTGCGGCAGGCAGCCTGGACCTCGCTGGTATTGCACAGCGTCTATGCCTGCTTTGCCGCCTTCATGCTCCTGCGCAACGTGCCGATTCTTAACTGCGGCTGTTTCGGGTCCTACCTTGCCCGCCCCCTTTCCTGGATGACCGTGGGACAGAACCTGGTGCTGGTCGCCCTGTCGCTGTTACTGGCCCGGCTCGCCCGCCCGGAGGCGCCTCCCCTCTAA
- a CDS encoding putative manganese-dependent inorganic diphosphatase, translating into MKKQIYVIGHKNPDTDSIAAAIGYAELKKRLGHDNVLAAMAGSPNPQTLYILGRLGIELPVYLADIHPKVRDVIKRQPVTAGAKVSLKEALELFHRHTIRVLPVVDGEDVPIGIVSLLKLSEKYLVAGTDRKRGVDSSLSTLADCLDATFLCGARSEELEHLHLFIGAMVEDSFLSRIAGYDPASMLVMTGDRPSIQQAAIDRGVRILVVTGGLPVREDLVAKGREAGTTILSTPHDTATAAWLARLSTPLACFIEPGFEKIGVGEPLEHLRLKLLHSGEPAVVAVEEDGSIAGVATKSSLLASFPYALILVDHNELGQAVPGAETVEILEVIDHHKLGNPPTNQPITFMTAPVGSTCTVVATLYRERGVEPETHIAALLLAGIMSDTVILKSPTTTNRDREMVAWLEERADLDHVAFGRDIFSSCSGFKAYASLEKAVRSDFKHFAAHDTLFGVGQVEVVGFDEFYELKEDLRQVLKRVKEEEGLHMAGLMVTDIYTESTLFLVEGKNELAHIMGYPQLESRLYELKGVMSRKKQMVPHLLKVLGAL; encoded by the coding sequence ATGAAAAAGCAGATTTACGTCATCGGGCACAAAAACCCGGATACCGACTCCATAGCTGCAGCCATCGGCTACGCCGAACTGAAAAAACGACTCGGACATGACAATGTCCTGGCTGCCATGGCAGGTTCGCCCAACCCACAAACACTCTATATCCTTGGCCGACTCGGCATCGAACTGCCGGTCTATCTGGCCGATATCCATCCCAAGGTGCGCGACGTCATCAAACGCCAACCGGTCACCGCCGGAGCAAAAGTTTCACTCAAAGAAGCCCTGGAACTGTTTCACCGCCATACCATCAGAGTCTTGCCGGTGGTGGACGGGGAAGATGTACCCATTGGAATAGTCTCTCTTCTCAAGCTGTCGGAGAAGTATCTGGTGGCCGGAACCGACCGCAAACGGGGCGTAGACAGTTCACTCAGCACCTTGGCCGACTGTCTGGATGCCACCTTTCTCTGCGGCGCTCGGTCGGAAGAGTTGGAACACCTCCATCTCTTCATCGGGGCCATGGTGGAGGATTCTTTTCTCTCCAGGATTGCCGGCTATGATCCAGCGAGTATGCTGGTCATGACCGGTGATCGCCCTTCCATTCAGCAAGCCGCCATCGACAGGGGGGTACGGATTCTGGTAGTGACCGGCGGCCTTCCGGTCAGAGAGGACTTGGTTGCCAAGGGCCGGGAGGCCGGCACCACGATCCTTTCAACGCCCCATGATACCGCCACAGCCGCCTGGTTGGCTCGCCTCTCCACACCACTTGCCTGTTTCATCGAGCCAGGGTTTGAAAAGATTGGGGTTGGTGAACCGCTGGAGCATCTGCGTCTCAAGCTGCTCCATTCGGGTGAGCCGGCGGTGGTGGCCGTGGAAGAGGACGGCTCCATTGCCGGGGTCGCCACCAAATCGTCGCTGTTGGCCTCATTCCCTTATGCCTTGATCCTGGTGGACCACAACGAACTGGGGCAAGCCGTTCCGGGGGCCGAGACAGTCGAGATCCTGGAGGTGATCGACCACCACAAGTTGGGCAATCCCCCCACAAACCAGCCGATCACGTTTATGACTGCCCCCGTGGGTAGTACCTGCACGGTGGTTGCAACTCTCTACCGCGAACGCGGGGTGGAGCCGGAAACGCATATCGCCGCCTTGCTACTGGCCGGCATCATGTCTGATACGGTCATCCTCAAGTCCCCCACCACCACCAATCGCGACCGGGAGATGGTGGCTTGGCTGGAAGAGCGTGCCGACCTGGATCACGTTGCTTTCGGCAGGGATATATTTTCGTCGTGCAGCGGCTTCAAGGCCTATGCTTCGCTGGAGAAGGCCGTCCGGTCCGACTTCAAGCATTTCGCGGCCCACGATACCCTCTTCGGCGTCGGCCAGGTGGAGGTGGTCGGTTTCGATGAGTTCTACGAGCTGAAGGAAGATCTTCGCCAAGTGCTCAAGCGGGTCAAGGAAGAGGAAGGACTGCACATGGCGGGTCTCATGGTGACTGACATCTACACCGAAAGCACGCTTTTCCTGGTGGAGGGAAAGAACGAACTGGCCCATATCATGGGGTATCCCCAGTTGGAATCGCGCCTGTATGAGCTGAAAGGGGTAATGTCGCGTAAAAAGCAGATGGTGCCTCATCTGTTGAAGGTGTTGGGGGCGCTTTGA
- a CDS encoding rhomboid family intramembrane serine protease, which produces MTQKAMLCPRCRRLIGSDETVCSWCGAQRSSAWWRPAAWTRGGLDGAWLVKAIITVNIIVYAFSILLGMGRGGASGPLAVLSPNQMSLILLGATGTVPIDGYGRFWTLLTANYLHGGILHLVFNLLALRQIAPWVNQEYGPSRMFIIYTLGGIFGYLISYLAGVSFTIGASGAICSLIGALLYYGRSRGGAYGSMVFREVSGWVFSLMLFGFIMPGINNWAHGGGIVGGAILGMLLGYEERNRENASHRLVALLCAGATVGVLGWSAFVAVALRMGH; this is translated from the coding sequence ATGACGCAAAAGGCAATGCTATGCCCTCGCTGCCGGCGGTTGATCGGCAGCGACGAAACCGTGTGTTCCTGGTGTGGAGCGCAACGTTCCAGCGCTTGGTGGCGGCCTGCGGCCTGGACCCGGGGCGGGCTTGACGGGGCTTGGCTGGTCAAGGCCATCATCACGGTAAATATAATCGTCTATGCCTTCTCCATCCTTCTTGGTATGGGGCGGGGGGGCGCTTCCGGTCCGCTGGCCGTCCTCAGTCCAAATCAGATGAGTCTGATATTGCTGGGTGCCACGGGAACGGTTCCCATCGATGGGTACGGCCGTTTCTGGACGCTGCTTACCGCCAACTATCTGCATGGTGGTATCCTGCATCTGGTTTTCAACCTGCTCGCGTTACGCCAGATCGCCCCTTGGGTCAATCAGGAGTACGGACCAAGCCGCATGTTCATCATCTATACCCTGGGGGGTATCTTTGGCTACCTGATCTCCTACCTGGCCGGGGTTTCCTTTACCATCGGCGCCTCGGGGGCCATTTGCAGCCTGATCGGTGCGCTGCTCTACTATGGCCGCAGCCGCGGTGGAGCGTATGGCAGTATGGTGTTCCGGGAGGTGAGCGGTTGGGTATTCAGCTTGATGCTATTTGGTTTCATCATGCCTGGTATCAACAACTGGGCTCATGGCGGTGGCATTGTGGGCGGGGCCATTCTGGGGATGCTCCTGGGGTATGAGGAGCGGAATCGGGAGAACGCCTCCCATCGGCTTGTGGCCCTGCTGTGCGCCGGTGCGACGGTGGGTGTGCTCGGGTGGTCGGCTTTCGTAGCTGTCGCCCTCAGGATGGGCCATTGA
- a CDS encoding DUF4124 domain-containing protein has product MKRLLVIILLMLASRAQADIYTWKDSRGIAHYTNKEYDIPVRYKVKAKPLNIEAAQAGGASTATTQPMAPSQSPPQPQTVPSNPVMQPIIRSAEAPPQNVRVQPRRKHKIRSGRE; this is encoded by the coding sequence ATGAAACGATTGCTGGTGATCATATTGCTGATGCTGGCGTCAAGGGCTCAAGCTGATATCTATACCTGGAAGGATTCACGGGGGATAGCCCACTACACCAACAAGGAATATGATATCCCCGTGCGCTACAAGGTCAAGGCAAAGCCTCTGAATATTGAGGCGGCCCAGGCTGGGGGGGCATCAACGGCCACGACGCAGCCAATGGCCCCTTCGCAATCTCCGCCGCAACCCCAAACGGTTCCGTCGAATCCCGTTATGCAACCGATTATCCGTTCGGCCGAAGCGCCGCCGCAGAACGTCCGGGTCCAGCCAAGAAGGAAGCACAAGATTCGCTCGGGGAGAGAATAG
- a CDS encoding cytochrome c family protein: MQRSYARILLAALFALTAATACTKNDANRPVEKSPEQTVAPEQKLTGEQLFKTKCAQCHKVNNQGGVVGPDLTAIASRKDAASLQDFLKDPKKQNPSTAMPSFADLPADDLQALVGYLGSLK; encoded by the coding sequence ATGCAACGCTCTTACGCACGAATTTTACTCGCTGCGCTGTTTGCTCTGACCGCAGCGACCGCCTGCACTAAGAATGACGCTAACAGACCGGTGGAAAAATCCCCGGAACAGACGGTAGCCCCTGAACAGAAGCTGACCGGAGAACAACTTTTCAAAACCAAATGCGCCCAATGTCATAAGGTCAATAATCAGGGCGGCGTGGTCGGCCCCGATCTAACAGCCATCGCCTCCCGGAAAGATGCTGCCAGTCTCCAGGATTTCCTCAAGGACCCCAAAAAACAAAACCCCTCTACTGCCATGCCGTCCTTCGCCGATTTGCCTGCCGATGACCTCCAAGCTCTTGTAGGCTACCTGGGTAGTCTCAAGTAG